The genomic DNA TTGAGCTTCACACTCATTTAACTGTTTTCAGAGCCTCTCGCTCATCTTCTGAAAGGTTGTGAGGGACTACATCAACGGAGTGAACTTGAGCTGATGATAACGGTTCTCTCCGTTTTCTTCGCCTACATCCGTATGTGGGGGTGCTGGAGAGATATTATTGATAGCAGTATAAGGCTTAACACCGTAAAGGTTGAGCGTGCCGTTGATGGAGATAAAGCGGAGATGAATATCCGCCATTTCACATATCTCGTTCTTTAATTTCGCGGAAGGTTTCAAAACGCCTACTAAAACATCATTTGTTGTTCGTATCCATGAAACTATCTCGGAAAGCGTTCCCCTTATATCCTCCTCCGAGTAGATATTCAGCCTTGTTAAGCCCAGGACATATAATACTGGCTTTTTTAGCTCCTTATAAACCTCAAAATGCTTGTCTAAATGTTCTCTTATGGATTCTATATCGACATCAACATGGAAGAAACAGGGCGCTTCTTCACTTTCCTCTAGAGAAATAGTGGGCATCCGCAAGTTTTTATTGAGCACTTCGTCGCTAACGTAATCCGAAAGAAGCTTCTTCACCGAAGAAGAATAAAAACCATCCTCGGGCATGTAAATAACGCCACAGTCATTCCCCAGGAAATTAGCAAGTGTGTGGAATAAAACAGGTCTATAATCCCAACTTATACTATCCTCGCCTATTTCTAATAAGATAAAGCTACCCCGGGGATAGCCTCCAATTAACCTATCTAAATCCACTATCCCGGTAGAATAGCTACCATCAGGCAGGTCTCCCTTTCCATTCTCGATTACTTTATGCCTGCCACTGCCTAAATCGGAAGCGGCGGTGACAAAATGAGTAAACTTCCCCCCTTCCAGGGTGAAGGGATAGTTACTACGGGGAACTTGCACACCCCGCATTTTATCGATGTAGACCCTCCTTACAATTCTGTCGTCTATCTGCCCCTTCTCTATTCTTAAAATACAATCAACAAGGTAATCCAATTTCTTCTCGTCGGCATATTCCGTTATCAAGATTAAATGCGTTTTCGTTTTCCGTGCAATATCAAGCATGGAAGTTTCGAGTCTCTCCACGCTCTCTTTTCCTATCTGAAAGGAAACGGCATCCCAGCTATCCACTATCTGAACGGTAACGTCTTCTTCTGCAACAACACTGTAGACCGCACGTAAGAAACTGGGCAGATCGTCGTAGAGCACCTGAGTTCCCGCTTCAGAGAATTCCGATTGCGTGGCGTCAATAACATTCTTATACGGGACGCGCTCTTCCAGTCCCGGGAACTGTTTGTAAAGTGCAGAAGGGTCAATTCGCGTGGAGATATAAACGCCTTTCGCATTCGCATCTTCCTGACACAACCGCTCAAGAAGCGTCATCGCATAGGTTGTCTTTCCCGTGCCGGGAGCACCTTTAATCAAGATAGTATAACCTTCCATTGCCCTAAGCGCGCTTTCTACCTCCTGCATCTCTATTTTACCTCTCTACCTTTGCTTTCGTTTAACTTCGTCGTATATAAATATTGGGAATAGTTGAAAATTTCTTTAGATAGTTACTATTCTCGTATGCCATCACTGACGAGGATCGGTAAACCATACACATTCATAGCCCTCCGGTTCTTGAAGGCACCCCCGCTCTTTTCGCTATTATCTCTTCTATACTCCTCTTTTCTTTCACACTTCGCACGGTATTGATAAAATTGAAAAGTATCTCGGTATAAGGGCTCTTCTCATTTATTTTTATCACACGCGATTTCCCGATATTCAACTCGGTCAATATGCCTGCGTTCACGAGATCCACGATGGCTTTCCTAACCGTGACATGACTCTTATCGAGTTTTTTTGCAAGTTTAGAGATATTAGCGAAGTACCCCGGGTTGCCGTAGAACAAGAGTATAATCTCAAGATGCGTGCTACTTCCAAACATTTTCTCCAATGTTTCCATGGTGCTCGTTTACTCCTTTTATAACGACGAGAGCGAACCGTTTTCACGACATTCGCGGTTCTTTCACCTCACTAGTATAGTATATCTATTAATTATAGTACTCGTTACTTAAAAATAGTTTCGGACATCTGTCGAAAAAATTCAAGTTACTGAGAAGAAAGTTTTATTCTTGCTTTTTAGTTCTCACCGTGCATTATCGCCATCAGGCGATAAATCTCTCTGTTCGGGAACCCGCTCTCTCGGTTCTCATATTTATTATCTCCCCCAGGCTCTTATTTTCTTTTATACTGCGCATAGAATCAATGAAATTAAAAAGCGCCTCCTTATACGGGCTGCGATCGTCTATCTTTATCACTCGGGATTTTCCGATATTCAATTCGCTTAATATCCCTGCGTCTATAAGGTCTGAGATGACTTTTCGAACGGTAACGTGGCTCTTATCCAGCGTCTTTGCAAGCCCGGTAATGTTATTGAAGTAGCCCCCGTTGTTGTAGAAGAGGAGTATCACCCTGACATGAGTGCTGCTTCCGAATATTTTCTCTACGTTTTGCATCGTTGCTTTTAGGTTTCCAACATGACCTATATATGTCTTTTGGGGTTGCTAATAAAACTAGTGGATGTTTTTATATATTCTTAAGATGTTTGTAATAAAATTTTAGATATTTTACCGTTGTCGTGGGTGATACTGTCACCTTTGTATCAATAAATGGTGAATTAAATGGGAACTACGTGGTTGGAATGGGGGAGAACATGGAGCCCTTGACAAGGGGTAACTATCAAGGAAATAATCGGCGGGCTGACGAGGGGGGGTTGGGTCTATGGCTCAGCGAACCGTGGTTCTTAATGCATTAGCGAGTTAGAGCCAACCCGGTTCATTATCGCCCTTTCAACCTTCTCTTCCATCCCCCGCTCCCCTGGATAAAAGGTGTTTCCAATTTCTCACTACCCCCTACTTCCTCTTCATCCTCCTCCTCTTTTCTATAATTATGTCATGCTCTTTTTGGATACTTCTTACAATCCTCCCCTTCTCAGCGTAGTTCTTACCCTTGCGCGCGGGGGGATAAATTAAAGATTCCACTTATTAGGTCCCTTTCGCTCGCCTGCAACTCTACACCTTCTCCTGCCAGCGATCTTATTCGTCGTTATTAACCCCCTGCGTACTTTTTCTGCCTTCAGATCCATGGTAATAACCACATTGAGAACTAATAGGGGGGTAACCGTATGCCGTCCATCTTCTCCCCTTCCCCCGGTCCCATCGCAATTTCATTTATATGTACGTTTTTTTAAAAATTGTTACAAATAATTGAACTTTTTATTAGAAACATTGTAAACTAATGTTAGTGTTCTCGAAAGCCAGTTTATTAAAATTGTCACTATACATATAGTAACGCCGAATGAAATCAGGCGAAGTGAAAAAAATAGGAGGTGACAAAAGAAAAAGTGAAACAACAAAGAAGAACGCTGAGGAAAGACAAAAAAGGATTCACTGGTCTGGAAGCTGCAATTGTGCTGACTGCGTTTGTCGTAGTTGCCGCGGTTTTCAGTTATGTCGTGCTGAACGCTGGTTTCTTCACCTCGGAGAAGAGCAAGGAGGTTGTGCATACCGGTGTTGAACAGGTAACGACTTCATGCGAACTCGCGGGTAATGTTATCGGGCACGGATGGGAGTACAATGCTTCGCAATCGTCGGGAAACATCACAATGGCAACTTATGATGCGGACGGTGAGCATTACAGAGATAAAACAGGCCTTTGCACTGGTGCTGATGTATCAGCTTTAATAGCAGAAATTGATGGTACAGCCAACAATTACACCATTTCTGTTACGACTGATGCGACCACTAATGCAACCAAGACTTTCACGTTGGATGGCGCTGACGACTCCGCCGTTGTTACGACGAATCTCGCAGGTTTGACCCGCATAACCGGTATAACCAGAACCTCAGGTACGACTAGTGACGGGGCTACGATCACCATAAAAGCCACCTGTAACGGTACCTATTACTGGGACCAGAATGGATACGATAACTTCTATGACTCAACCAATATGTCCTCGCTCACACTATACCTGACACTGACTGCAGGACAGAGTCCCATAGATATGGACATGCTTACCATTTCATACTCCGATCAAGATACCTACGTCGGGCAGTTACCGTATTCTGAAGAGACTAACGCATCAATGGGCAATATGCCAATGGGCGCCTGGACCTATACCACTCAGGACACTCCGGGAGCGGTGGATAACAATATGTTAGAGCCACGCGAGCAGGTCTGTGTTCTCATTACACTTCCTGACTACGGTGTAACGGTAAATAAACAATTCACCGTTGAGCTGAAGCCATCAGTCGGAGCCACAGTGAAGATAAGCAGGATTACGCCAGGGCAGGTAGACAAGACAATGGTTTTGTACTAGAGAGAAGATGAAAAGAAAAATGAAAGCAACAAAAAGGGATTCTATAAGGAAAGATAAGCGTGCGTTTACCGGACTGGAAGCAGCGATCGTGTTAACGGCCTTCGTTGTCGTGGCAGCGGTGTTTTCATACGTTGTGCTGAACGCTGGTTTCTTCACTACGCAAGAAGCTAAGTCTACCGTTCATACTGGCATTACGCAGGCTACTTCCTCCGTCGAACTCGCAGGTGATGTGGTCGGACGTGGAAACGTGGGTAACACCAAGCTGGACTCTGTAGAGTATGCTGTGCGGCTTACTGCGGGACAAAATCCTGTGAACCTCAATGATACAATCATATCGTATACCACTGCCAGCCTGCACACAGTGATGACTAAGGATAATAGTGGTGCAATGCCGAGTACTGTTGATCAGTGGTCATTTGCATTCATTCAAGCAGACGGTGACAATCTTCTGGAGCGAAACGAAAAGGCAGTAATCTACTGTAATATAGCAGATCAGAGCACAAACACCGTCTTTTCGATTGAGATCAAACCACCAGAAGGCGCGACACTTGAGGTATCGAGAACAGTCCCGGCAGCGATCTACGATGTGATGAACCTGAACTAAATCGGAAAAATAGAGAGGGTTTTTGTTTTTTTGCCCTCCTCCCTTATTTTTTTATTCTTTTGAATGCGAGCACGAATGAATGAGCTGTAGGAGTGGAAGATGGAACTAATAGATCGCATAAGCGGCCTGGAAGGAGAAATGAATACGGTGAAGGGGGAGATAAAAAAAGTACTCATTGACTTACGTGAGGCTATGAGCGCAACTGAAAACCCGTTCACGCACATTGAGCAGTTACAGCACGTGGGAGGGACCAGTAACATAGACGAAGAGCGGATAAAGAGTTTAGAGAATGTTATAGAGGAATTAAGAACTTTGCATGGCGATGCTACCGTAGATGAAGATAGGATAAAGAGTTTAGAGGATGCTATCGAGGAATTAAGAACTTTGCATGGCGATGCTACCGTAGATGAAGATAGGATAAAGAGTTTAGAGGACGCTATCGAGGGTATAAAAGCCTTGCATGGCGATACTACCGTAGATGAAGATAGGATAAAGAGTTTAGAGGATGCTATCGAGGGTATGAAAGCCTTGCATGGCGATGCTACCGTAGATGAAGATAGGATAAAAAATTTGGAGGATGCTATGGGAGAATTAAAGGTAATAGGAGTTGGCAATAGAATGGACGATGAGATGCTTAAAAGATTGAGTGAGAGCATGCAGGAATTGAACGAGCAGGGTAGTCTTGGAACAGAGCGGTTGAAAAATTTGGAAGCTGCAATAGGGATGTTGGATGGAACAATGGCACAATCGCCGTCAGAAAAGCAGCCATTTCGCAATCTGGCGGCATCAGAACCCGAGTTGAATAAACTAGGAATTCGATTTGGAACTGAAGTTGAAAGAGAAACTGGCGGAAACGCGATGGTTGACCCACTTACCCTTGCACAACTCATGCACTGGGCGGACAATGCACTCAATCTCATTGGACTGGAGAAGTTGAATCAGGTCATCGATTTATATGAACTGACCGGGCGGCTGTCGAAAGGGATGAAGGATACCATTGCAAAGATCACTGAACTCCCGGCGGCATATCTGGATCCAGGAAAAGAGCAAGTAGAGACGAAGTATTGCATCCTTGCACTTTTTGAATTGGACCGGATTCTTACAGGTGAGAATCAAGAGCTGTTCACACTTTTACGGGAACTGTGCTGAATGTCCGAAGCTGCGCTGACCACTGCGATAATAACCATTGCGTGTGTGGTATGTGCAAGTATGCTTGCCAGCGCAGTTATTCCCGCTTTGAATCGCGCGACATCCTCTGTGGTCTCAAGCAGTGCACAACTCGGCGAACGAATTGAAACCTCCATAGATATAATCGAGGAGGCAAACGATACGACACACGAGTATATCTGGGTAAAAAACACCGGGGCTTCAGAAATAGCACAGATAGAAAGCAGTGATATCTTCTTTGGTGAGATGGGCGAGTTTCAAAGGATACCGTACAATTCATCCCGTTCCGTTACTCCAAGTTGGAATTATTCGATTGAGAATGACGACGGTGATGGGAGATGGGACATTGGTGAAACCATAAATGTAACGATAGCCATGTCGGAAATCACAGCCGGCGACTATTACGTGAAAATGGTACTCTTCAACGGAATATCTACTGAAGACAAGTTCTCAATATGAGTCCTACAAATCTGGAACTTAACGATAAAAATGGGATTCGGAACTATATTTGCTACAACAGTTATGGTAGTAATTCTAGGTATATCTACTTATCTGTTCATAACCGGTGCCGTATTTAGCATGGACACGTGGTCTAACTCTCTAAAGGAAATAAATAAGATAAATGATGCAAGATTAAAGACTGGAATAGAGATAGATGATTTGTCCGTGAAATCCTCAGAACTTTATACTAGAAGCGATATAAACGTTTCCATAACTAACACTGGTTCAACGAAAATAGTAAATCATGATTTTAGTCATATAGATGTATTTGTCTATTATTATAATTGCGCAGGGGCTGAGAATATAACCATTCATCGATGGATACCGTACAATAGCAGCCTGGCATTTTCATCGGATTATGAAGCCCTGGGAGATAACGAATGGACAGTTGTGCGGATTACACCGGATTCGATAAATCCAAGAGTTTTTGACCCCGATGAGCAGCTGGGAATCGTGATACGCGTTTGCCCAGCCATAGATAATTCCAGTGCGATGCAGAACAGGACAAAAATAGTTATGCCCAATGGTGTAGCCGATGCAGAATATTTTTGATAGACACATTGAGCCATCTACAAAATCCATAATACGCTTAATCGGTACTCTCCAGAGAATGCATAACAAAAATTATTACGCTTAAGTTGTCACAATATACTTTTAACGATTAAATTATGTTATGACTATTTGTATGCCATCGTTACTGCACAAGCATACACGGATTTCAGATGTTTTGTAAATTTATATCGATATTTGTTTAGAAACTTGCAACTATGTATCAAAAAAAAATAGAACAGCAATAGCTTTTTATCGGGTTTTCTACCATTATAATTAGCAGAGATTGAAAAAGATGACTGAAGAAAAAAAAGATGATGATGAAATAAAAATCGTTTCTGCGTGCGATTCCAAAGAGATAGTCACCTCGGGAAATGCAGAGGTAGATAAAAAGATGGGTGGAGGAATCCCTGCAGGAACTCTCACGCTTATCGAAGGGGCCAATGATACGGGAAAGAGTGTTTTAACACAGCAATTAATGTGGGGCGGGCTGCAGCAAGGCTTTACATTCGCCACCTACACCACGGAAAATACCGTAAAAAGCTTGTTGAAACAAATGGAGAGTTTAGCCCTTGACGTGTCCGATTATTTCGTGCTCGGAAACCTAAAAGTTTATCCCGTTCATGTAGAGGGCATAGAATGGGCGGGCAATATCCCGCTTCTCGAGTACATTGCTGCAGACATCAAGGGCAAGTCCAATGAAGTAATACTCGTCGATTCGCTTACTGTTTTTGTCTCTGACTCTTCAGAGAACGATGTCATCAATTTCTTCGCCGCCTGTAAGAATATATGTGATACCGGCAAGACTATTTTTGTAACTGCTCACACGTATGCGTTCCACGAGGAAATGCTCACCCGTGTACGGTCAATATGCGATGCACATCTCTCGTTGCGAAAGGAAGAGGTGGGAGAGCGACTCGTAAAAACCCTTGAAGTTGCTAAGATACGAGGAGCCCAGAAGATGACGGGGAATGTCATCGCATTTGAAATCGAACCTAATTTTGGCATGCGGATAATTCCCATCTCGAAAGCCAAAGCCTAAATAGAGACCGAAAATGCCTAACACAGTGCTTCCTTTTGAACACAATCGTACTGAAAGCCACGAACATGAGGGCCAAGATGGACTGCGTCAGTGTGGACTCTATCAGATATTACCAAAGGAAGGTAAGGAAATCGTTGAAGAAAGCACGCATGTCTTAGAATATCTTCATATGCTTCCGTTAGATTCTATCGGGACGCCGAACTTTTATAGCAAACTTTCTAGGAATCTGAA from Methanomicrobia archaeon includes the following:
- a CDS encoding flagellin, coding for MKATKRDSIRKDKRAFTGLEAAIVLTAFVVVAAVFSYVVLNAGFFTTQEAKSTVHTGITQATSSVELAGDVVGRGNVGNTKLDSVEYAVRLTAGQNPVNLNDTIISYTTASLHTVMTKDNSGAMPSTVDQWSFAFIQADGDNLLERNEKAVIYCNIADQSTNTVFSIEIKPPEGATLEVSRTVPAAIYDVMNLN
- a CDS encoding flagellar accessory protein FlaH produces the protein MTEEKKDDDEIKIVSACDSKEIVTSGNAEVDKKMGGGIPAGTLTLIEGANDTGKSVLTQQLMWGGLQQGFTFATYTTENTVKSLLKQMESLALDVSDYFVLGNLKVYPVHVEGIEWAGNIPLLEYIAADIKGKSNEVILVDSLTVFVSDSSENDVINFFAACKNICDTGKTIFVTAHTYAFHEEMLTRVRSICDAHLSLRKEEVGERLVKTLEVAKIRGAQKMTGNVIAFEIEPNFGMRIIPISKAKA